In Lacerta agilis isolate rLacAgi1 chromosome 8, rLacAgi1.pri, whole genome shotgun sequence, one genomic interval encodes:
- the VASP gene encoding vasodilator-stimulated phosphoprotein has product MSESVVCTTRATVMLYDDANKKWVPAGSGPQAFSRIQIYHSPVNNTFRVVGRKMQPDQQVVINSPIVKGLKYNQATPNFHQWRDARQVWGLNFGTKEDASQFAGGMMAALEALDSGNPAAPRPIQNGPTAEEMAEQQKRQQQLEREQQEQAERERRVTISVPAGTPSGGGPPPPPGPPPAPPCPPPGPPPGAPAGPPPPPGPPPPPGPPPGPPGPPPPGGGPPPAPPLPPPQGPAGGGGPPSGLAAALAGAKLKKVGKEEAPKAAAGAAPPPSGGGGGGLMEEMSAMLARRRKVADQGEKPIPKKDEGPQNDTEAGAKTTDPFRRPWEKTSTTLPRMKSAGAITGSEPAGGGGGGGDESELERVKQELLQEVRRELQKMKEEIIQAFVTELRKRGSP; this is encoded by the exons TGAGTCCGTTGTCTGCACCACCCGAGCCACTGTGATGCTGTATGATGACGCCAACAAGAAATGGGTGCCCGCAGGTAGCGGGCCCCAGGCCTTCAGCCGCATCCAGATCTACCACAGCCCCGTCAACAACACGTTCCGGGTCGTGGGGAGAAAGATGCAGCCGGACCAACAG GTGGTCATCAACAGCCCGATTGTGAAAGGGCTAAAATACAACCAGGCTACGCCCAACTTTCACCAGTGGCGAGATGCCCGCCAGGTCTGGGGACTCAACTTTGGCACCAAAGAGGACGCTAGCCAGTTTGCTGGTGGGATGATGGCCGCCCTGGAGGCTCTGGAttcag GAAACCCTGCAGCTCCACGGCCCATCCAGAACGGCCCCACGGCGGAAGAGATGGcggagcagcagaaaag gcagcagcagctggagagggaGCAGCAGGAACAGGCCGAGAGAGAGCGGAGGGTGACCATCTCAG TGCCTGCAGGGACCCCTTCAGGAGGAGgacccccgcccccaccaggACCACCGCCCGCCCCGCCATGCCCGCCCCCGGGCCCACCGCCAGGAGCGCCAGCGGGGCCACCCCCACCTCCGGGgcctccgccgccgcccggccCTCCGCCCGGCCCCCCTGGCCCTCCACCTCCGGGAGGGGGGCCACCCCCTGCGCCGCCCCTCCCGCCTCCCCAGGGCCCGGCAGGAgggggcggcccgccctccggctTGGCTGCTGCCCTCGCAGGGGCAAAGCTCAAGAAAGTGGGCAAG GAGGAGGCGCCAAAGGCCGCGGCTGGCGCAGCTCCCCCACCGAGtggagggggaggcggggggctCATGGAGGAAATGAGCGCCATGTTGGCGCGGCG GAGGAAAGTTGCGGATCAGGGTGAGAAACCCATTCCAAAGAAAGATGAAGGTCCC caaaacgACACGGAAGCTGGTGCCAAGACCACAG ATCCCTTCCGCAGGCCTTGGGAGAAGACCAGCACGACGCTACCCAG gATGAAATCCGCCGGAGCGATCACCGGTTCGGAACCTGCTggtggcggcggaggaggaggagatgagtcGGAGCTGGAACGGGTGAAACAG GAACTCTTGCAGGAGGTCCGGCGGGAATTACAGAAAATGAAAGAGGAGATCATACAAG CATTTGTGACAGAGCTACGGAAGCGGGGGTCTCCTtag
- the OPA3 gene encoding optic atrophy 3 protein yields the protein MVAGAFPIAKLLYLGVRQLSKPLAARIKDGARASPFFRQYVCGPPAQLYHWVEMRAKMRIMGFRGAAIKPLNEEAAAELGAELLGEAIVFGVGGLCIFLEYSRQTTNTKKKEDDLSSTLESLQEQVAELNLTVETLDARLREVNRVLAEVSAAPKK from the exons ATGGTGGCCGGCGCCTTCCCGATTGCCAAGCTGCTCTACCTGGGCGTTCGGCAGCTCTCCAAGCCCCTGGCCGCGCGCATCAAGGACGGGGCCCGCGCCAGCCCCTTCTTCCGCCAGTACGTCTGCGGGCCCCCCGCGCAAC TGTACCACTGGGTGGAGATGCGGGCCAAGATGCGGATCATGGGCTTCCGGGGCGCCGCCATCAAGCCGCTGAACGAGGAGGCGGCCGCCGAACTGGGGGCGGAACTGCTGGGCGAAGCTATcgtctttggggtgggggggctgtgCATCTTCCTGGAGTACTCCCGCCAAACCACCAACACCAAGAAGAAGGAGGACGACCTGAGCAGCACCCTCGAGAGCCTGCAGGAGCAGGTGGCTGAGCTGAACTTGACTGTGGAGACACTGGACGCCCGGCTGCGGGAGGTCAACCGGGTCCTCGCGGAGGTCTCTGCCGCCCCCAAGAAATAA